From Verrucomicrobiota bacterium:
CCATGACATTGACGTTGCGGAATTCCGGCCCGCCCTCCCGCCAGTACGCATGGGTGAGAATGTGGTGCCGGCCCACTTCGCAACCGGCCTCGATTTCGCGTCCCGCCGGCACCGCCCAATGGAAGAGCGCGTTGAAACGTGTCACGCGCTCGCCATCAGCGAGAGGCTTCACGTGTTCGAGAAAAGTCGAAAAGCGGCCAATGACCTTGCGGTGATTGAGGTTCTCCGCGACCTCGTAGAATTTATCGAGGGCCACACCCGCCTCTTGGGCGCGCGGTTTCCAGAGATCCTCGCGAAGTTCGTCTGCCTCGAACTCGCGCTTCAAAGCCATCAACACCCGCCACTCCAGCTCGCTGAGGCGGACCACCTCGACACCCATGGCTTCGGCCGGCACATCGGCCTTGCTCCCCACCGCCATGCCTCGCCGGCGCACATGGCCCACGCCCAGAGCAAACAAGCGTTTTGCGGGCATAAGGCGAAAATGCTCGGCGCCGGTCTGCCGGAGGAGAAACTCGCAGTGCTTTTGCATGGAGTATCCTTGTGGAACTTTCAGCGTCGTCCAGAGCTTGTAAGTCGCGCCTGGCGTAGCCGGATCGGCCGAGCGAAGGACCACGTGGCCCGAAAACGGATCCTGTTGGAACATGTAATCGAAGGCCGAATCGATTTTCTCCGCCGGAACTTGCCAGGCGACCAGCGCGCCCGGCGCGAGATTGGTGGCCATCAAAGTCTGCCGTACCCGGCGGATCGTCTTGGCGCGCAGCATCGCCTGAATGCGCTCGATCACCACGGGCGTTTCCAGTCCGGATTGCCGCGCGATTTCCGGCAAAGGTTCCCGCTGAAATCCCTTAATCTTGTCCTCGGAAACAGCCAGAATTCTGGCGTTAATCGGATCGCCAATCTGAAACGGAACAGGCGCTCGTGTCATTCCAGAACAACTGTAGCCGAAAACTCAGCCTCCAGAAGCGGATTTTTTCTTCTCCAATCCGCGCACTCGGTGAATTTCACCTCAGCCAGGCTCGCGTCGCAAGCCACAGCCATTTGTGGGACGTGTCGTTGCCCAACTCCATATCGGCGCCGCCCTGCTCGCTTGTCCAAACGCCATGACACGTCTATCGTCGCGCTTGTGGTAGCAAAGCAAATCCCAGAGAGTTTTCTCGCAGCGCTTGGAGTGCTGGGATGAGCCGTGAACGCCGCCCTCTTCAAGATTCTCTTGCTTAGTGGTCCATTTCATAAATACGCTCACGTTCGCGGCAAGGGATTTTTCGGCCAGACGAGGCGCGAGCGACGAGCATATCCCGAAGTGGATCTGTAAGGAGCAAGCAACGAAGTCTGGCGAAAAAGAACTGCCGCCCTTCGGGTTGCGCCG
This genomic window contains:
- a CDS encoding Lrp/AsnC family transcriptional regulator; translated protein: MTRAPVPFQIGDPINARILAVSEDKIKGFQREPLPEIARQSGLETPVVIERIQAMLRAKTIRRVRQTLMATNLAPGALVAWQVPAEKIDSAFDYMFQQDPFSGHVVLRSADPATPGATYKLWTTLKVPQGYSMQKHCEFLLRQTGAEHFRLMPAKRLFALGVGHVRRRGMAVGSKADVPAEAMGVEVVRLSELEWRVLMALKREFEADELREDLWKPRAQEAGVALDKFYEVAENLNHRKVIGRFSTFLEHVKPLADGERVTRFNALFHWAVPAGREIEAGCEVGRHHILTHAYWREGGPEFRNVNVMAVAHGMERNMVLQHKAAIDEHLDRVGIPVSYTNVFWGGRSEIKPSEISPFAYRDWCGKVGLDPDSMRAAQDPSA